Proteins from one Thalassophryne amazonica chromosome 20, fThaAma1.1, whole genome shotgun sequence genomic window:
- the LOC117501681 gene encoding LOW QUALITY PROTEIN: cilia- and flagella-associated protein 20-like (The sequence of the model RefSeq protein was modified relative to this genomic sequence to represent the inferred CDS: deleted 1 base in 1 codon): protein MFKNTFQSGFLSILYSIGSKPLQIWDKKVRNGHIKRVTDNDIHSLVLEVEGVNVSTTYITCPADPKKTLGIKLPFLIMIIKNVKKYFTFEVQVLDDKNVRRRFRASNYQSTTRVKPFICTMPMRLDEGWNQIQFNLSDFTRRAYGTNYMETLRVQIHANCRIRRVYFSDRLYLEDEVPAEFKLYLPDQSQKSKQ from the exons ATGTTTAAAAACACTTTCCAGAGCGGC TTTTTATCAATTTTATACAGTATTGGCAGCAAACCTCTTCAGATATGGGACAAAAAG GTGAGAAACGGCCACATAAAGAGAGTAACAGACAACGACATCCACTCACTGGTGCTGGAGGTGGAGGGAGTGAACGTCAG TACCACATACATAACATGCCCTGCAGACCCCAAGAAGACGCTGGGCATCAAACTTCCTTTTTTGATTATGATTATCAAGAATGTGAAGAAGTATTTTACCTTTGAAGTGCAG GTATTAGATGATAAAAATGTCAGACGGCGGTTTCGGGCTAGCAACTATCAGAGCACCACACGTGTGAAGCCGTTCATCTGCACCATGCCAATGAGACTGGATGAGGGCTGGAACCAGATACAGTTCAACCTTTCAGATTTCACCAGGAGAGCCTATGGAACCAACTACATGGAGACACTGCGTGTACAA ATCCATGCTAATTGTCGGATACGAAGAGTATATTTCTCTGATAGGCTGTATTTGGAGGATGAAGTTCCAGCAGAGTTTAAACTTTACCTGCCTGACCAGAGCCAAAAATCCAAG CAGTAG
- the LOC117501679 gene encoding cilia- and flagella-associated protein 20 isoform X2, whose product MFKNTFQSGFLSILYSIGSKPLQIWDKKVRNGHIKRVTDNDIHSLVLEVEGVNVSTTYITCPADPKKTLGIKLPFLIMIIKNVKKYFTFEVQVLDDKNVRRRFRASNYQSTTRVKPFICTMPMRLDEGWNQIQFNLSDFTRRAYGTNYMETLRVQIHANCRIRRVYFSDRLYSEDEVPAEFKLYLPDQSQKSK is encoded by the exons ATGTTTAAAAACACTTTCCAGAGCGGCTTTTTATCAATTTTATACAGTATTGGCAGCAAACCTCTTCAGATATGGGACAAAAAG GTGAGAAACGGCCACATAAAGAGAGTGACAGACAACGACATCCACTCACTGGTGCTGGAGGTGGAGGGAGTGAACGTCAG TACCACATACATAACATGCCCTGCAGACCCCAAGAAGACGCTGGGCATCAAACTTCCTTTTTTGATTATGATTATCAAGAATGTGAAGAAGTATTTTACCTTTGAAGTGCAG GTATTAGATGATAAAAATGTCAGACGGCGGTTTCGGGCTAGCAACTATCAGAGCACCACACGTGTGAAGCCGTTCATCTGCACCATGCCAATGAGACTGGACGAGGGCTGGAACCAGATACAGTTCAACCTTTCAGATTTCACCAGGAGAGCCTACGGAACCAACTACATGGAGACACTGCGTGTACAA ATCCATGCTAATTGTCGGATACGAAGAGTATATTTCTCCGATAGGCTGTATTCGGAGGATGAAGTTCCAGCAGAGTTTAAACTTTACCTGCCTGACCAGAGCCAAAAATCCAAG TAG
- the LOC117501679 gene encoding cilia- and flagella-associated protein 20 isoform X1, translating to MFKNTFQSGFLSILYSIGSKPLQIWDKKVRNGHIKRVTDNDIHSLVLEVEGVNVSTTYITCPADPKKTLGIKLPFLIMIIKNVKKYFTFEVQVLDDKNVRRRFRASNYQSTTRVKPFICTMPMRLDEGWNQIQFNLSDFTRRAYGTNYMETLRVQIHANCRIRRVYFSDRLYSEDEVPAEFKLYLPDQSQKSKQ from the exons ATGTTTAAAAACACTTTCCAGAGCGGCTTTTTATCAATTTTATACAGTATTGGCAGCAAACCTCTTCAGATATGGGACAAAAAG GTGAGAAACGGCCACATAAAGAGAGTGACAGACAACGACATCCACTCACTGGTGCTGGAGGTGGAGGGAGTGAACGTCAG TACCACATACATAACATGCCCTGCAGACCCCAAGAAGACGCTGGGCATCAAACTTCCTTTTTTGATTATGATTATCAAGAATGTGAAGAAGTATTTTACCTTTGAAGTGCAG GTATTAGATGATAAAAATGTCAGACGGCGGTTTCGGGCTAGCAACTATCAGAGCACCACACGTGTGAAGCCGTTCATCTGCACCATGCCAATGAGACTGGACGAGGGCTGGAACCAGATACAGTTCAACCTTTCAGATTTCACCAGGAGAGCCTACGGAACCAACTACATGGAGACACTGCGTGTACAA ATCCATGCTAATTGTCGGATACGAAGAGTATATTTCTCCGATAGGCTGTATTCGGAGGATGAAGTTCCAGCAGAGTTTAAACTTTACCTGCCTGACCAGAGCCAAAAATCCAAG CAGTAG